The genome window CGACTATTTTCCAGAAGAGTGGCTTGAGAACATTGACTACGATTTCAACGATTCAACcgcattttttttgtgtgttctTCTTCCTTCCTTCgatcttcttcttttttcagCATAATATCTGCCTCCGTTTCTTTAGCTTTTTGCCTGTAGTATTCCGCTTTGGCTTGTACTACAGGATTTTCTACAGTAGGTCGCAGCTTATTGGAAATCCGTTGTTTAAGTTTGTGAGGAGTGTATGATGTCCaattttgtgttttaattttttttggggcAGGCTGCTCTTCAACTtgctagaaaaatattttatttgcaaattatgttcctatttaatgtaaatttttattcttaGTATTAGATTTAATGTACGTACGTCCTGGACAACAGAATTTGTTAATGACGAGGAAGTTATTTCcctatttgtttcaaaatttgattcctaaaatgatgtaaagttTAACTTTGCAATAATCTGTGACAGTCACACTCACAATTTCTCCTTGCGCTGTTATAGGGGATAAGGGTTCGTCCGTAGATATTTTTGCCTATAAAAGATACGAAATAAGGATAATACTCTAATTAAGCACCTGTGACTCTATTACCACAGGATTGTCCGCAGCGAAGGTAGTGTGTTCCTCTGAAACAAATGTTGAAAAATGATCCTAAAAAAATGGCGGGTCAAAATTATAtcctgtcaaaaataaaattacccaCATGATCACAATCAACACTATTTTCAAATCCTACGactgtttttatatttattcaattttgacagtttaaagtGACTTTATTAACTCCATAACAACCGTCATAAGCAGGCAATGATTCACTAGTGAAATTTTATGGATTTGATTCActagtgaattaaaaaatgtttaattcacTAGTGGATTAAAAAAAGCTTCAATGGAGaacaaacatattttattatttgtaaatacattaacattcaattattctttttctTTGGTGTCTGTAATATAAAACTTACAATTATGTACATTACTAAAATTTATACCAAATCGACGATGAACGGGCAAATTTATGTCTTGATGGTTGATTTCCATACTTGACGCCGTGTTTGACCCATACGAGCATGCTGCCAAATCCAAGGCCGATTCATTCTGAATAATTGTTGATGATTGGTTAATgatttttcttgaaatttcaattttattattgagaGAATCCTCTATGTATCCTTCCACAACACTATTCGAGCGCCAGCCACCGTGTCTCTTTACAACTGTTATATCTGCCCCAGAGTCTGCCAGTAGAGTTGCACTCGAACGTCTGAAGCTATGGCCCGTATATTCTTCTGGATTTTGAAGACCAATaaattgtgcaattttttgaggaaattttgacaaaGTATTCACTCCTACGGGTTGCACCGTgcattttttgtttctgtaATTGATGAACAACCGTTTGtgtgaaatattttcaggTCGTAACATTTTATACTTCCGAAAAACGTCAACAGCATGAACAGTGTTATTTCCATTGATGATAGTAAACCTTCTGGGCTTATGAGTCTTCGTGTCCGGAATTTCGACTACAATTACGCTGCCTCTGTCATCAACATGATCAACTAACATGGACACCAATTCACCAATTCTACAACCTCCAAAAACTCCCACGATTAAAACCACCTTTAGCAGTAAATATTCATCATCAGAAGCAGGATCCAAGAACCTTTCCATTTCTTCGAGTGTGAACACCTTTGACTTCTTTGGTCTGTGACCGACAGACTGTTGTTTTAGGAAAGCTGACACTtgatgaaatctacaacaatTACTACTTTAAAactcataaataataattacggTGTCACAAACCTGCTTAtatcaatattttctttcacagataacatttttttaagttgggAATAATAGGACCACAGTGACGAaggttttgtatttttggatCGTTCCGAAATATAAGCCAACATTATGTTTTCGTCTACTCCCCTTGCCTGCTTTCGCTTCCTCCATTCACAAAAAATCGCATATTCTTTTTCATATGaatgttttgatttggctGGTACCACTTTGTTCAAAGCATCCAatgcttcatgtagaactgcCGGGGGTACAAAAACTTCCGTTTTGTCTTGATCTTCTACGATTCCAGCCATTTTTCGCGCAAACGTCACAAGTACCACaagtttggaaaaatgtaaacaacttGTTGTCACGGAAATGTTTTACGCCGTCTACATGATTGTTCTAGACTAATTCGTGTGATTTGAATATCAttctattttttgttcaaaatatcgtcaaaattgaataaaaacaTATATACGACTCGTGAATTAAACATTGTTATTTACTCAAAGATATGATCTCACTCGCACTACGTGCTCGTGAGATCAACATCTTTTCGTGAATAAACGGATGTTTAATTcacttggtgtataatatttattataattcgtAGGACAGCTTCTATTACTGCGTCAAATTTGTCGCTACTAGCACCACCTCCGCCTGTTTTTTGTCTATAGGTGCGGTTCTCCGCCACCACTTTCCTCGCTTTTGTCTTTAAATTGTCGTATTTCGACTTTAACTGATCCACAGATCGGAACTGAAAGCAGAGGAATTGAATGCCTGGGATACTCGTCCCCATGCGGCATCCTAcaagtacatttttttacacagATGTTTACATtaccaaaaattgttttttaaaatacctttTCTTCGTTGGCCActttgtttgttattttattttcaataacatGTTTTTCCTTTTCAATCAGTTCTAATAACCGTAATTGCTCTTCATTGGTGAACACACTTGCTTTTTTGTGTTTCTGATTCATCTTCACAACTCtaattacttattattttGACAGATATTTTGACGTGAGAGATAATTTTCTGATTGGCTGCATCGGATGTAAGGTCCCTTTAGCGGCATTAAAGATCCGAAATCGGAACTTTAACTTTAGCCTACTAATAAAGTCggcttttatattaaatgttGTTTATggaccacatttttttttttttaagtgtacTTTTTCAGTTAAAGGcgacttaatttttattatggaACCGGCcgtaaaatgcgtgcgaaaaagggcctttaaaatactaaagctttaagggttgcttaggtaacaacaaattcacctacattttcaacaataataaatagacatttatatacaatttatgatagcaacgaaacaacaacaaatgaccatttctatatcaacgattaatgacacagattaggTACAGTACAACTTCGATAATCCGGACACACGTTACATCGGACACTCCAATAATTCGGCGCCTTCCACGTTTCGGACACTCCAATAATTCGGCGCCTTCCACGTTTCGGAcactttgcaatttttacctCCATAATCCGGACAAATGAAAACATTAAGGTTTCTTACCGAAAAGATCACATGAAGATGACAATATTGTGCAACTGTTGACaagtttcaataataaaaaaaaagaatgggCACTCGGTGAAAATGATAATGTCGATTGTGATTTAACAGATGAACAAATAGTCCAAGAAACTTTAAACAATCCTAATCATGAGGATGATGAAAACGAATGTGAATAATCCAAATTAgacgaaaacaaacaaaaattatcacatattttaaacccgcataaaataatttacaaatacatacagtgtgtgtccaaaaagtctggaaacacccaaatgaaaacgtaatgcataatttttgaaaaaaattaaagacaggtcaattagtgttttaaaaagaTTGCTgctgaaattttctttttggtcttttcgatgaccttgaaaaagttttaccttattaaaaaaaaaataggttttttccaggaaattttttatgtaaactgaaatttttttgaccgtcgggtagacaattaaaacatctattaaaaacggtagtaaaaatgcgacgttgccatttaaaaaaacctctgatgacagttttttttttcatcctAAATGTACGTTTTTATTCTTCAATACATTatgtatagttgactcaagttgcaaaaaaccactggTCATTtacaacaacattttttcaatatttttgaaccaaataaaggcacaaagagGCCATAAAATcgtagtttggattgaatattttccatataagtacagttttaaagtaaattcaaataactaatgccataaaagtgctgttgcaaatgacaagtggttttttgcaacttgagtcaactttagatATGTAGATTGTCATTGATGAATccatgattttttcttaacCCAAGTAGTCAAAAATGTATATACCTCGCTAATCCGGAAAACTCTCTAATTCGGCGAGGTTCAAAACTATATCTATCCGGATTATCGAAGTTGTACTGTACTTcagaaaaggtatttcaattcacttttttgttataattttcagattgtagtgcaagtataataaaaaatagcgtatgatacacgtttatgagggcctttaaagcacttgcgacgttaaacgCACTCctctacgcgtcgtgctcttaaactcgtcgcgcgtgctataaaggcttccttataaacttgtatcataatatactactATGCACGCTTATGTCTTAATTTCAACATCAGCTTTGCCGCAGCACCATTTCAAATGTTAAAAGTATCACcaacttgtcaaaaaaagTCACCACATGGTATAATGATTCTAATAAGACACGATTTAGCTGACGAACATTTTGTTAGAGGTGTgtcatattattatttaatctcCTGGACAGTAACAGTAAACATCATATGCCTATTTGAGAGAAGCTTGCTGGTTGACCGTACGAGTTCATCAAGATTGACGGAAGTTAGGTTATGCTTcacataattatatttatagGAAATATGTAATTGCTAGCAATATCCACAAAGACGAAATTGGCCCTTAATGTGTATTTTTGTCTGCTATATCAATTAGGTAGTGACAGAGAATTTGCTTTCTGCATGCGGAGCACTCTCTCAGGAACACTCGTGAGTTGACGACAATGTCAAAGAATCGTagttttatcaaaaatattatcaaaTCTTCCTCATAATTTTTGCTCCCAGCAGCTTTGTAATCTGTTTGGGATGTGCTTGGAGTGTGTTTAGCTTTAATTTGCTTGCGTTTCTTGTTATATTTTgtaatgttatttgtttttttattatgaataattaatatttcaccagtgagaaattttgtttgatttctaatatgtaattgtattttcaccaattttattttgtttgacaAAACTCTTTAAAGTAACTTGATTTGATTTAAGATCTCCTTTTTGTGCTAAAAAATTTAGTGCCAACTGTGTtgcttttatattatttagaAGAAGGAATACTCGATTCTTTTAATGTagaatcttttttaattattatgtttatttgtttAGCTGATTGGCTTCGTTCTGAGCTTTTGGGTTTACTTATtcatttattatgaaaaaatattgtcttaATAAATGGAGGATAATCAAAGTGAGGTgttattaagaaaatattCTTTGTATAACTATTAAAtctcattcaaattttcttaaaaataaaaatctaaagtATGGAATCAAATACATTAAGTTATGACtctaaaaaaacacaaaatgtttataaataagtattaaacgattaaaaaatttcaatgcaatataacacttttttttctacctCAGTTATTTTCATCTTCCTTATTACCATTTTTCTAGTTAACATAACAAGATAAAATCAATTTCCTCCTGCTGACAGCAGTTGTCAAACATTATAATGCCTCGTGTAACAAGACGCAATCATTCTGAATACTTAAATGAATTTGAGAGAGGACGGATTATTGCCTCACAAGAATCcggaatttttataaaaataagcGCAACAAGGACCAGGAGAAATTTTGATGAAACGTCGTCAAGCTTGGCTGAATTACAGTAAACGCATTAGAGTGAGAGCTGTAAGAGGAACCTCGGCAGGCAAAAATTGGCACCTCATACTTTTGGCTGTAAGAAAAAAGTTACCTCTCCAAGAGGTATTTACAATGTCTGGTATCAAGCTGCGAGCAAATCAATTTCTATATCATCTGTTTAACCCAAAATAAGATGATTTGAGCTTCATTCTGTCCTACCGGATTTAACCTTACTTCTAACAGAAGTCAAATCAGAAGTTGGCAATTGTGCAACGAGCAGATTCAGTGGGACCAGCAATGGAATTTTGTGGTATTCAGTGAAGAATCTCGTTTTTGCTTGGGCACATATGACGACGGTCGTCATAGAGGACGTCACAGAGGACAAATAAAAGGCTACTATGGGTGTCATGGTACCCATCACCTCTGATCTTCATTGAAGGCAGTACGCTACATGCTAAATATAAATGAAGGTTTGGAACCCGTTGCTGTCCTTATATTTATCGAACAGGCAACGCTGTTTTCATTCAttcacattttaaaacaatctCATCAAATTGATTTGCTCCTTTGACCACCCAGGTTTCCAGACCTTTCGCCCATTGAATGCGTTTATTTACAGCATCCTACACAGTATTGGACTGTGCTACCACCTGGGACACAAGTTTACAGGATTGTGTGTTCGAGAAGAAAGCGATCaccttatttttattttatttattaaaatatgtataattatgTCAAAGTCGATTAGAATATCTTTAAGTTCTGCCGTGTGTTGGATTTTCTGTGATAAACAGAAGGTACGCGTATTTATACGaagacacaaaaaaaaatcgaatttatCACGTTTCTATTATGATAAATAGACTAGAAAAGAGTAGCAACGGTATATAAATCACCCGGAATAGATGAAAAACAAGAATAGAATGAAATGTGAGGCTAGACAACTGTTTTAGTTGTCTAGGTGTAACAGGGCCCCATTCTGAACGCGCTTCTTTCCCTCCCTTTCCGCGAAACCTTTCTCGTGTTTTAGATTCGGCTCGAATGAAATTACTTCTGATTTAATCATAACTCGAACGAGCGGCAGTGTATCTCCCTGAAGAGCTATTCGGTAATATTAACTTCACATATACGTTGTTATTGAATAGGAGACACGCGCAGCGTGATGAGAAATTCACGTTACCACTGCAATGTTCCCTTTTTTCCTGTTGCCCACCCTCCGACGACAGACGAGTTTTTTCATCGATCAGCAAAAAGGCAATTTCGCAAGATTCGGCACAAAAAATAACGCCAGATCTCGCATTAAATAATTGTGCGAGATCGATACTGCAACTAGGAACGGAGCCCCCTTCCGCTCCCTTTTAAATCAGGATAAAGGACGACAGTTGTGTGACAGGGGCGCGAAATACATTCGTCGGCCTGGAAAAGAGTTTCGGCTATTATTCAAACAAATAACATCTCAATTTGTTGAAGTTTTCGGGGACGCACCACCCCATTAAACCACCCCCTAGGGGAAAACCACATGTCATAGCGTTACGTTTTAATGACTCTCGCCGTCGTTATTTCGCCTGGCACGCCATCTCTTAACAGCAACTTTAGAATTTTATCGCGACCATAAAGCTcacttaattaatttgtacGGTAATGAGCGATAAAATCATTATTTACTGCACATACTTATGTTATTACCTTATTATATTATACAAGGTACAACTTGGAACATGTTGCGTAAAAAACCGACGTTAAAAGTTATCCCGCAGGAATGCCTGGAATGGCAATCGTTTTCGGTTTTTTCCCTCTTTCTACATCTATTGAAACGTTCAGGAAACGCATAATTCAAATTATCCGCTCAATTGTTTGACTTTATCCGGGAAAcgtcaactgtcaaattatCAACAGTTGACAaatgattaattttgtttaaatagcTAATACATATTGagtgattcaaaattattgtggataagtatggcaactttgttggaaaatttatgtggcaactgtgtaggtGGGGTAAAGTTGACGTTTGTATGATATTTCATAAGcatgcatttgatttttttataccattgcacattcatttgacaattttgaaaattacgcGACTataaactgtcaaagaaatgtcaactctctcccacccacacagttgccacatacattttcgcacatagttgccatacttatccacaatcattttgaatcacccaatgaAACCCCAACAAATTTAACGTTCTTTCTGATCATTAAAAGTAGAAATTTCACAGGTTTTAgacctgtatatatttttaaaatttgagatcTTAAAGGTTTTTGCACTATATTTGTAATATACAGGTTATTTCACCAATGATAAtaaggaattgaaaatgcaacccacaatacatttccaaagcaAACCTGGATATTCCCGCCTCGATATTAATAGATTTAGGAAcagttttgaattttcctCTGCTTACGAAGACCGTCCTAGACCAGATGGCTTGAGCGTTTGAGCACCgagtttatgtttgtttctaAACTTAAAgtgcaattaattttattgtcgaTTATTTTAGTTTTGGAGGGGTTATTTATGCGAGATCTGGCCGGGCGATCGACCCCGGAAATGAACAAGAAGATTTGATTTGGGaaacaacaaacattttaactCAGATGAGGTTTTTATCTTAAGGATCGGAGGGGCGATTCGGTAATAAGAATCTCTTTAGTACACAAATATCTGGCTGGATGGGATTCTATCAAAGAAACGGTTCCATCTGAAATAAATTGTGGACTTATTGCAAGGATATTGTTTCAGGCTGGATCGGTTCTTGATAGAGCTATCGAGATTGTTTCGAGCGGCTCTGTACGTGGATAACTGCGATACTCCGGACAATGTGAGTCTCATAACATATGGACGGGGCCTTTGTTCGGGACTTCTTCCGGTTAGATGACGAATCGTTCGCGACGCGACCCGTCAAATTGGCCCTCCACTTATTTGATGTTTCAATAATGCGAACCGAGACGAAATGAAATGAATATCTTTACGCGCGATTTGCATTATCTGATCTTCCAGAAGATCCATcgatttatttcgaattttttcaccgagatgctttattgaaaccaTCACGGTTCGATTCCGGGCTGCTCCGCGATCCAAAACAAGGTGCACACAATAAAAACGCAATCAAATACGAAAGACCCAGTCGTAAATCAAAACCGTATGCGAAATTAGTATGTTTTTCATATTTGTCAGTACAATATGCGCCGCGTAATTGACCAGCCAATCGCGATGGAGTTCAACTTGTCTCCCGCCATTCGTCTATTTTATACTGTGTTACATTCTGCGTCATAAATTATTGGATCCATTTTTTACAACGACGAACGACAATTTATAACATTGGAAACGGCCAGGACGCGACCCAAATAACCATTTACCACCGAGTGCTAagaaaaaactaaaacaatgttaaaaaaatattcgcaCAAGTCCGCTCACGGGGTCATCAATCTTGATCCAGAAGGGTTaagacaaacaaaatttttcaacaaaaataaggAGTACAGAATGTTTTTCAGCGTAACGCTACGACCCGAAGCACATGTTTAAATATGTCACAAACTGCCCTAAAGAGTACATAAAATATGTTAAGCACCCTCTCCCGATTTAACTCGATAGAAAAGACGTGGAATAATATTGATGGTTTAATTAAAAGCGACAGTTGAAACAATTTAGGCCTGTTCTGGAAAAGTGAAAAGTTTATGTGGAAAAATGCTGAAGACTCtattacatttaataaaattcttaatttctattttagatttacattttcaaataattcatTCGTAGAATTTTATCTAAACTGGTCGTCTAATAAGTTCAGAAGACAAGATAaggtaaataataataatgtgacCCTTTAAATACTTTAAATGGACCTAACTGAAATATTTCCTTAAAAACCCTTTAAAAAAAGACATCTTTGCCACCAGAATAATTTGAGAAAAAGTTCTTGAGCTCTGcaacaaataaacattttaatgggACTTTTAAAAGAATTTACTTAACACAATtaatactttttaaaaagcagcaattttgttgtagaagtcttggattttctcatggggtATGAGTCATAtgtgcgcaaacgacgaatatcggtctcaagtaggcgttACAactctctcgtctatttgtgtgtatttgaatttgaaagtagtcgacgttctcaattttcatttatagATTCTttactggtttatcgctcggccttcgcgcagatatttccaaggtcacagcccatgaaaaaatccaacacctctaccaGTCTTCTATTTAAGTTTCTAGGAAAATGGagctaaatgaaaaataactgTAATGCCCCAAAGTAGCGTAATTAATCCGCAaggatttgaaaaataatttgaaatatttaatcaaTAAAGCTGAACAGCTGTTGGTAAAGAGTAATTTCCTTCATTCAAAATACTTCCtttgtaattttctaaaaatagaaAGTTTGCTCGAGACATTTTTGTGTGTATCCGGAATTTAATATTTCTACCACAATTAATAAAAGAGACGAGACAAAATTACTTTCAGAATTAatgtctatttttatttttatttatttttttattacttttgtACCAAAATAAGTTCTACagtatgtttttaaattatcccATACATATTTCGAAAATCCAGTTATATCTATCACGTCATGATACTAACACGAGTTTTGTCCTTAATTATGCATTGTTCCCATTAATAAATCATAACTTACTATAATACTACTATTATTGGATGTTGGATGTTCCCCTATCTGTTacttttgattaattcatataaaaattatcatacggtgttaaaaaataaataaatctgaTTAAATCGAAATCGACCGTGTTTCAACAGATGCAAAAGCATAATC of Tenebrio molitor chromosome 6, icTenMoli1.1, whole genome shotgun sequence contains these proteins:
- the LOC138133720 gene encoding uncharacterized protein: MAGIVEDQDKTEVFVPPAVLHEALDALNKVVPAKSKHSYEKEYAIFCEWRKRKQARGVDENIMLAYISERSKNTKPSSLWSYYSQLKKMLSVKENIDISRFHQVSAFLKQQSVGHRPKKSKVFTLEEMERFLDPASDDEYLLLKVVLIVGVFGGCRIGELVSMLVDHVDDRGSVIVVEIPDTKTHKPRRFTIINGNNTVHAVDVFRKNKKCTVQPVGVNTLSKFPQKIAQFIGLQNPEEYTGHSFRRSSATLLADSGADITVVKRHGGWRSNSVVEGYIEDSLNNKIEISRKIINQSSTIIQNESALDLAACSYGSNTASSMEINHQDINLPVHRRFGINFSNVHNCKFYITDTKEKE